One Euzebyales bacterium genomic window carries:
- a CDS encoding DUF4031 domain-containing protein codes for MIVIDRPLWRWRGRRWSHLASDTDYDELHEFAARLGLRREWFQGDHYDLPEDAWDDAVALGATPIDSRELVRRLRDAGLRRPRNRRHAAR; via the coding sequence GTGATCGTCATCGACCGGCCACTGTGGCGGTGGCGCGGTCGACGCTGGTCACATCTGGCCAGCGACACCGACTACGACGAGCTCCACGAGTTCGCGGCACGGCTCGGTCTTCGTCGCGAGTGGTTCCAGGGCGACCACTACGATCTGCCCGAGGATGCGTGGGACGACGCCGTCGCGCTGGGCGCCACGCCGATCGACAGCCGCGAGCTGGTGCGCCGGTTGCGCGATGCCGGCCTGCGTCGTCCACGCAACCGGCGTCACGCAGCCCGTTGA
- a CDS encoding Lrp/AsnC ligand binding domain-containing protein, which produces MITAYILVLTQVGRSADVAAAIRSLPGIESSDDVTGPYDVIVRACADDINELGRLVVARIQAIDGIDRTLTCPVVDL; this is translated from the coding sequence ATGATCACGGCCTACATCCTCGTGCTCACCCAGGTCGGGCGGTCGGCCGATGTCGCCGCCGCGATCCGATCGCTTCCCGGCATCGAGTCGAGCGACGACGTGACCGGGCCCTACGACGTCATCGTGCGCGCGTGCGCGGACGACATCAACGAACTGGGTCGGCTGGTCGTCGCCCGGATCCAGGCGATCGATGGCATCGACCGGACGCTGACCTGCCCCGTCGTCGACCTCTGA
- a CDS encoding DNA-formamidopyrimidine glycosylase family protein codes for MTYLPEVEVIRKELEKEVQGKRFKTINVKNAAAVGRHRNRPEFYKALDGRKIESVTRRGRLLLFELDEEQTLVVLLGSRGALSRETATEEGGPDTQFTASFTTGGALHLVDPVKDAELFVVPTAELDALPELSTGGIDALADTFTWHAFGQELIARQQPLALLLRDETFILGLGDLYTDEILWAAGLSPNRASNSLTSQEVRRLYRAIFEVLYEAVKQGGVEVSDSDADDDEIEYADFVKVYERAGEQCVRCRRPIEQVTIDGVDIFACSGCQT; via the coding sequence GTGACCTACCTGCCCGAGGTCGAGGTCATCCGCAAGGAGCTCGAGAAGGAGGTCCAGGGCAAGCGCTTCAAGACCATCAACGTCAAGAACGCCGCCGCCGTAGGTCGCCACCGCAACCGTCCGGAGTTCTACAAGGCGCTGGACGGGCGCAAGATCGAGTCGGTCACGCGTCGGGGACGGTTGCTGCTGTTCGAGCTGGACGAGGAGCAGACACTGGTCGTGCTGCTGGGGTCACGTGGGGCCCTCTCGCGGGAGACGGCCACCGAGGAGGGCGGTCCCGACACGCAGTTCACGGCGTCGTTCACCACCGGTGGTGCGCTGCACCTGGTCGATCCGGTCAAGGACGCCGAGCTGTTCGTCGTGCCGACCGCCGAGCTCGACGCCCTGCCCGAGCTGTCCACGGGCGGGATCGACGCGCTGGCCGACACGTTCACGTGGCACGCGTTCGGGCAGGAGCTGATCGCGCGCCAGCAGCCGCTCGCGCTGCTGCTGCGTGACGAGACGTTCATCCTCGGACTCGGCGACCTGTACACCGACGAGATCCTGTGGGCTGCGGGCCTGTCGCCCAACCGTGCCAGCAACAGCCTCACCAGCCAGGAGGTCCGGCGGCTGTACCGCGCGATCTTCGAGGTGCTCTACGAGGCGGTGAAGCAGGGTGGCGTCGAGGTCAGCGACAGCGACGCCGACGATGACGAGATCGAGTACGCCGACTTCGTCAAGGTGTACGAACGCGCGGGTGAGCAGTGCGTGCGGTGCCGCCGTCCGATCGAACAGGTCACGATCGACGGCGTCGACATCTTCGCCTGCTCGGGCTGTCAGACCTGA
- the smc gene encoding chromosome segregation protein SMC has translation MHLSSLTLRGFKSFADKTTLPLEPGVTVVVGPNGSGKSNIVDALTWVLGTNRPRSLRSGAMADVIFAGAPGRPGLGRASVEITIDNSDRAVPLDFGEITIGRAMFASGETEYTINGETCRQLDIAELLSDTGLGRESHTIVSQGQLDAILVARPEERRAFIDEAAGITKHRRRKDRAVRKLDQMAEHAERLEDVGRELKRSLRPLERQAEAAARHAELTARLRMVRAERATDALIMATQRFADVEAHHRGTAAATRSLAERVDTLRAEQDAAERAVAELRPAADRAAANHFRLANGLERLRAVQTQIAERRRGLHDALDEPVMLRDPAELHKTAAAEQERLDAADQDVAARRSQLAEAATARGEADAARRAHMQAQAAESRRRAAAREHRLRWEGQVAALRSALARAVSEQARIGGRLVALREREARHAEDIAVARAAYDEQRARRDRQADAVADAEQVVARCRAATDDVIARERDAERRRAGLGARVDALTAAAAEVPDGTRGVLDASDDIIGRLAEQLTVEPGYERALGVALGPAADAVVAPGIDAAESAARGARERDDGRVRLVVGGGAGPAAWQAPDGARVAARLVHGPPEIVVAVARLLRDTVVVDDYDAACGLARRRPDLTVVTRAGELAGAGGYVVGRTPPRSTVEQQAALTDAQRSLAAAEDEANAITDEVAAARSAFAEAEQARAAAEAELRAATVAHDERAGQLRRLETEDAAYRRELEAVARSAEQLDGEVTTRTAELAQLETDEQPDVDPADDGPDVEAERLADALGAAQEADVDARVALSSAVSRRDEIARRIGVAEREAAELEQAWAAADARRNRRRAALDRCGELAVVADDAVRAAAAALETSADERSAAESRRDERQEALGALRSRLADAQREMTDHTRDEYSDQLRVTEARHVLDDARARARDLGLDPDALVDDAADPLDDDRRSTLASTEEDLARQVALLGPVNPLAVEEYEALRERQRFLAEQLDDLARSRRDLLEMIAAVDARIREIFEQAYGDVAAEFERLFERLFPGGEGRLVLTDPDELLTTGVDVQARPAGKRVSRLSLLSGGERSLVALALAFAIFAARPSPFYVLDEVEAALDDVNLQRVLDVMDEFRSTSQLIVITHQKRTMEIADVLYGVTMRAGGVSRVLSQRLTDVA, from the coding sequence GTGCACCTGTCCTCGCTGACCCTCCGCGGCTTCAAGTCGTTCGCCGACAAGACGACGCTCCCGCTGGAGCCGGGCGTCACCGTCGTCGTCGGTCCCAACGGGTCCGGGAAGTCGAACATCGTCGACGCGCTGACGTGGGTGCTGGGCACGAACAGACCCCGGTCGCTGCGCAGTGGCGCGATGGCCGACGTCATCTTTGCCGGGGCCCCGGGGCGACCCGGACTGGGCCGCGCGTCGGTCGAGATCACCATCGACAACTCGGATCGCGCCGTTCCGCTGGACTTCGGCGAGATCACCATCGGTCGGGCGATGTTCGCGTCCGGCGAGACCGAGTACACCATCAACGGCGAGACGTGCCGGCAGCTCGACATCGCCGAGCTGCTCAGCGACACCGGACTCGGTCGCGAGAGCCACACGATCGTCAGCCAGGGCCAGCTCGACGCCATCCTGGTCGCCCGGCCCGAGGAGCGGCGCGCGTTCATCGACGAGGCCGCCGGCATCACCAAGCACCGTCGCCGCAAGGACCGGGCGGTCCGCAAGCTGGACCAGATGGCCGAGCACGCCGAGCGCCTGGAGGACGTCGGCCGCGAGCTCAAGCGCAGCCTGCGTCCGTTGGAGCGCCAGGCCGAGGCGGCGGCGCGCCACGCCGAGCTGACCGCGCGGCTGCGGATGGTCCGCGCGGAGCGCGCGACCGATGCGCTGATCATGGCGACGCAACGGTTCGCCGACGTCGAGGCGCACCACCGCGGCACCGCCGCCGCGACCAGAAGCCTGGCCGAGCGGGTGGACACGCTGCGTGCGGAGCAGGACGCGGCGGAACGGGCCGTCGCCGAGCTGCGGCCCGCGGCGGACCGTGCCGCGGCGAACCACTTCCGCCTCGCCAACGGGCTCGAACGGCTCCGCGCGGTGCAGACGCAGATCGCCGAGCGTCGGCGGGGCCTGCACGACGCACTCGACGAACCGGTCATGCTGCGCGACCCGGCGGAGTTGCACAAGACGGCGGCCGCGGAGCAGGAACGACTGGACGCCGCCGACCAGGACGTCGCGGCACGCCGGAGCCAGCTGGCCGAGGCCGCGACGGCCCGCGGTGAGGCCGACGCGGCGCGCCGGGCGCACATGCAGGCGCAGGCGGCGGAGAGCCGTCGACGCGCCGCTGCCCGCGAGCACCGGCTGCGCTGGGAGGGACAGGTGGCCGCGCTGCGGTCGGCCCTGGCGCGCGCTGTGAGCGAGCAGGCACGCATCGGCGGCCGGCTCGTGGCGCTGCGCGAGCGCGAGGCCCGTCACGCCGAGGACATCGCCGTGGCACGTGCCGCCTACGACGAGCAGCGTGCGCGCCGGGACCGGCAGGCGGACGCCGTCGCCGACGCCGAGCAGGTCGTGGCGCGGTGTCGTGCCGCAACCGATGACGTGATCGCGCGGGAGCGCGACGCCGAGCGACGCCGCGCGGGTCTCGGCGCCCGCGTCGACGCGCTGACGGCGGCTGCGGCCGAGGTGCCCGACGGTACGCGCGGCGTGCTCGACGCCAGCGATGACATCATCGGCCGCCTCGCCGAGCAGCTGACCGTCGAGCCCGGTTACGAACGCGCTCTCGGCGTCGCGCTGGGTCCCGCCGCCGACGCGGTGGTGGCGCCCGGGATCGACGCGGCGGAATCGGCGGCACGCGGTGCCCGCGAGCGCGACGACGGCCGGGTGCGTCTGGTGGTCGGTGGTGGCGCCGGTCCGGCGGCGTGGCAGGCGCCCGACGGAGCCCGTGTCGCGGCCCGCCTCGTGCACGGCCCGCCCGAGATCGTCGTGGCGGTCGCGCGACTGCTGCGTGACACGGTGGTCGTCGACGACTATGACGCCGCGTGTGGCCTGGCGCGCCGGCGTCCGGACCTCACCGTCGTCACGCGCGCGGGCGAGTTGGCCGGCGCCGGGGGCTACGTGGTCGGCAGGACGCCACCGCGCAGCACCGTCGAGCAGCAGGCGGCGCTGACCGACGCCCAGCGCAGCCTCGCTGCCGCCGAGGACGAGGCGAACGCCATCACCGACGAGGTCGCGGCCGCACGCTCGGCGTTCGCCGAGGCGGAGCAGGCCCGCGCCGCCGCCGAGGCCGAGCTGCGCGCCGCGACGGTCGCGCACGACGAGCGCGCAGGCCAGCTGCGGCGGCTCGAGACCGAGGACGCGGCCTATCGCCGCGAGCTCGAGGCGGTCGCCCGGTCCGCTGAACAGCTCGACGGCGAGGTGACCACACGGACCGCGGAGCTGGCCCAGCTCGAGACCGACGAGCAGCCCGACGTGGATCCGGCCGACGACGGTCCCGACGTCGAGGCCGAACGGCTCGCCGACGCCTTGGGCGCCGCGCAGGAGGCGGATGTCGACGCACGGGTCGCGCTGTCATCGGCAGTGAGTCGACGGGACGAGATCGCCCGGCGCATCGGCGTCGCGGAGCGGGAGGCGGCCGAGCTCGAACAGGCGTGGGCCGCGGCCGACGCGCGCAGGAACCGGCGCCGCGCCGCGCTCGACCGCTGCGGGGAGCTCGCCGTCGTCGCCGACGACGCCGTCCGCGCGGCGGCCGCGGCGCTGGAAACGTCGGCCGACGAGCGCTCCGCCGCCGAGTCGCGCCGCGACGAGCGGCAGGAGGCGCTCGGAGCCCTGCGATCCAGACTCGCCGACGCCCAGCGGGAGATGACCGACCACACCCGCGACGAGTACAGCGATCAACTGCGTGTCACGGAGGCCCGCCACGTCCTCGACGACGCCCGGGCCCGGGCACGCGACCTGGGGCTGGACCCTGATGCGCTGGTGGACGATGCGGCGGATCCGCTCGACGACGACCGGCGCTCGACGCTGGCGTCCACCGAGGAGGACCTTGCCCGACAGGTCGCGCTGTTGGGTCCGGTCAACCCGTTGGCGGTCGAGGAGTACGAGGCGTTGCGTGAGCGGCAGCGGTTCCTCGCCGAGCAGCTCGACGACCTCGCACGGTCGCGCCGGGACCTGCTCGAGATGATCGCCGCCGTCGACGCACGCATCCGGGAGATCTTCGAGCAGGCCTACGGTGACGTCGCGGCCGAGTTCGAGCGGCTCTTCGAGCGGCTCTTCCCTGGCGGTGAGGGCAGGTTGGTCCTGACCGATCCGGATGAGCTGCTCACGACCGGCGTCGACGTGCAGGCGCGTCCGGCGGGCAAGCGCGTGTCGCGGTTGTCACTGCTGTCCGGTGGCGAGCGCTCATTGGTAGCGCTGGCGCTCGCGTTCGCGATCTTCGCCGCACGGCCGTCGCCCTTCTACGTGCTCGACGAGGTGGAGGCCGCGCTCGACGACGTCAACCTGCAGCGTGTGCTCGACGTCATGGACGAGTTTCGTTCGACGAGTCAGCTGATCGTCATCACCCACCAGAAGCGCACGATGGAGATCGCCGACGTGCTGTACGGCGTGACGATGCGCGCGGGCGGCGTCTCGAGGGTGCTGAGCCAGCGCCTCACGGACGTCGCCTGA
- the rpmB gene encoding 50S ribosomal protein L28, giving the protein MAAVCEICGKGPHFSYQVSFSHRRTKRRWSPNIQRIRVWDGTRTRRADVCTSCMKAGKVQRPPQRTS; this is encoded by the coding sequence ATGGCTGCCGTCTGCGAGATCTGCGGAAAAGGTCCCCACTTCAGCTACCAGGTGAGCTTCTCGCATCGCCGCACCAAGCGTCGGTGGAGCCCCAACATCCAGCGCATCCGGGTGTGGGACGGCACGAGGACGCGGCGCGCCGACGTGTGCACGTCGTGCATGAAGGCGGGCAAGGTCCAGCGTCCGCCGCAGCGCACCAGCTGA
- a CDS encoding alpha/beta hydrolase, translating to MRVLKRALTWWAGSTLAAVAAALWAAGRARPVPPEDASPDPPPGLPPARVVAVDGRGEQFLRDAPGPRPDAPTVLLLHGWMFPADMHWFTSYDAVAEHARVVAPDHRGHGRGPRPSRPFRLVDAADDVAAVLGALDTGPVTAVGYSMGGPIALLLWQRHPDLVSGLVLCATSATFNVTRVDQWLWRGMGLLQLVMRLLPRHWWERGLRAVVDERLPLQLTRMIGDELPRRLQPLLPWMIGEVDRGSAEDIAEAGRELSRFDARGWVPTVDVPRAVVITARDTLVPVANQRDLATRLGPDTTVVEIDVDHDAMIARDDVFVPALMRALAATGGIDAQV from the coding sequence GTGCGTGTGCTGAAACGAGCGCTGACGTGGTGGGCCGGATCGACACTGGCCGCGGTCGCGGCCGCGCTGTGGGCGGCCGGACGTGCGCGCCCCGTACCCCCCGAGGACGCGAGCCCCGATCCCCCGCCGGGCCTGCCGCCCGCGCGGGTGGTCGCGGTGGACGGTCGCGGCGAGCAGTTCCTCCGTGACGCGCCCGGACCCCGCCCGGACGCACCGACCGTGCTGCTGCTGCACGGGTGGATGTTCCCGGCAGACATGCACTGGTTCACGTCCTACGACGCGGTCGCCGAGCACGCGCGGGTGGTTGCTCCCGACCACCGTGGCCACGGGCGCGGACCGCGTCCGTCCCGCCCGTTCCGCCTCGTCGACGCCGCCGACGACGTGGCCGCGGTGCTGGGCGCGCTCGACACGGGCCCGGTGACGGCAGTCGGGTACTCGATGGGTGGCCCCATCGCGCTGCTGCTGTGGCAGCGCCACCCCGACCTGGTCTCAGGGCTGGTCCTGTGCGCCACGAGCGCGACGTTCAACGTCACCCGCGTCGATCAGTGGCTGTGGCGCGGCATGGGCCTGCTGCAACTCGTGATGCGCCTGCTGCCACGCCACTGGTGGGAGCGCGGCCTGCGGGCCGTCGTCGACGAGCGACTGCCGCTCCAGCTGACCCGCATGATCGGCGATGAGCTACCGCGCAGGCTGCAGCCCCTGCTCCCGTGGATGATCGGTGAGGTCGACCGCGGCAGCGCCGAGGACATCGCGGAGGCCGGTCGCGAGCTGTCACGATTCGACGCGCGGGGTTGGGTGCCGACCGTCGACGTGCCGAGGGCGGTCGTGATCACCGCACGTGACACGCTGGTGCCGGTCGCGAACCAGCGCGACCTGGCCACGCGGCTGGGCCCGGACACCACGGTCGTTGAGATCGACGTCGACCACGACGCGATGATCGCCCGCGACGACGTGTTCGTTCCCGCACTGATGCGGGCGCTGGCAGCCACCGGCGGCATCGATGCTCAGGTCTGA
- a CDS encoding DUF177 domain-containing protein, whose product MPSHADTTIDVRALIDRPGATRSLDRELPVPRDLSDDLVVPGPKVRADVLIERVVDGLLVRGTVTAQARVACARCLVTRDGTLRTDVIELFSSEVGEDDEPGYAIVDATIDLDTMLRDALADAMPMRPLCRPDCRGLCPVCGADLNTQPCDGHEERADPRWATLSELQLPDANQS is encoded by the coding sequence ATGCCTTCGCACGCTGACACGACGATCGACGTCCGCGCGTTGATCGACCGCCCGGGAGCGACCCGATCGCTCGACCGGGAGCTGCCCGTGCCGAGGGACCTGTCCGACGACCTCGTCGTGCCCGGTCCCAAGGTGCGCGCAGACGTGCTCATCGAGCGGGTGGTCGACGGACTGCTCGTGCGCGGGACGGTGACGGCGCAGGCGCGGGTGGCATGTGCGCGGTGCCTGGTGACGCGCGACGGGACGCTGCGCACCGACGTCATCGAGCTGTTCAGCAGCGAGGTCGGCGAGGACGACGAGCCCGGGTACGCGATCGTGGACGCGACCATCGACCTCGACACGATGCTGCGCGACGCGCTGGCCGACGCGATGCCGATGCGTCCGTTGTGCCGGCCCGACTGCCGCGGGTTGTGCCCCGTCTGTGGCGCAGATCTGAACACGCAGCCCTGCGACGGGCACGAGGAACGCGCCGACCCGCGGTGGGCGACGCTGTCCGAGCTCCAGCTGCCCGACGCCAACCAGTCCTGA
- the coaD gene encoding pantetheine-phosphate adenylyltransferase: MNASARSAVCPGTFDPVTNGHVDVIERAAVHFDQLLVACLRNVGKKPLFELERRVELLSSATAHLDNIEIATFDGLLVDFCRQRDVRIVVRGLRAVSDFESELEMAQMNHTLADVETFFVATSPLHSFLSSTLVKEVARFGGDVTPFVPSAVNHSLRTQFAGKGTRHE; this comes from the coding sequence GTGAACGCATCCGCGCGCAGCGCCGTGTGTCCGGGCACGTTCGACCCGGTCACCAACGGGCACGTCGACGTGATCGAGCGTGCCGCGGTGCACTTCGACCAACTGCTCGTCGCCTGCCTGCGCAATGTCGGCAAGAAGCCGCTGTTCGAGCTCGAACGCCGCGTCGAGCTGCTGTCTTCGGCCACCGCGCACCTCGACAACATCGAGATCGCCACCTTCGACGGCCTGCTCGTCGACTTCTGCCGCCAGCGCGACGTGCGGATCGTCGTCCGCGGCCTGCGGGCGGTCAGCGACTTCGAGAGCGAGCTGGAGATGGCGCAGATGAACCACACGCTGGCCGACGTCGAGACGTTCTTCGTGGCGACCAGCCCCCTGCATTCCTTCCTCTCGTCGACACTCGTGAAGGAAGTGGCACGCTTCGGTGGGGACGTCACGCCGTTCGTCCCGTCGGCGGTCAACCACAGCCTCCGGACGCAGTTTGCGGGCAAGGGGACCAGACATGAGTGA
- the rsmD gene encoding 16S rRNA (guanine(966)-N(2))-methyltransferase RsmD, which produces MTRVVAGALGGRRLRVPRGSAVRPTSDRVREALFSTLGARVVDAVVLDLFAGSGALGIEALSRGARAVTFVERDRGVARILRANLAALDLRADVRVADAARFVDDLAVASAVTPFDLVLCDPPYRVASGQVADLLTRLAATGHVAADAMMVVERDRHGEPLDFPQGGPRVTDARPYGDTVLYYVSAAIIDAGG; this is translated from the coding sequence GTGACGCGGGTCGTGGCTGGAGCGCTGGGCGGCCGGCGGTTGCGGGTGCCGCGGGGGAGCGCGGTGCGACCGACATCCGACCGGGTCCGCGAGGCGCTGTTCTCGACGCTGGGAGCCCGCGTCGTCGATGCGGTCGTGCTGGATCTCTTCGCCGGGAGTGGCGCCCTGGGCATCGAGGCCCTGTCGCGGGGCGCCCGCGCCGTGACCTTCGTGGAGCGGGACCGTGGGGTCGCCAGGATCCTGCGGGCCAACCTCGCGGCGCTCGACCTGAGGGCCGATGTGCGCGTGGCCGACGCCGCTCGGTTCGTCGATGACCTGGCCGTCGCGTCGGCCGTGACACCATTCGACCTCGTGCTGTGCGATCCCCCCTACCGCGTCGCATCCGGGCAGGTCGCGGACCTCCTCACGCGCCTGGCGGCGACCGGCCACGTCGCCGCGGATGCGATGATGGTCGTCGAGCGTGACCGCCACGGCGAACCGTTGGACTTCCCCCAAGGCGGCCCGCGGGTGACGGATGCGCGCCCGTACGGCGACACGGTGCTGTACTACGTGTCGGCCGCCATCATCGACGCAGGAGGCTGA
- the rnc gene encoding ribonuclease III — protein sequence MHASAPDGDDPAGTSAPGAPALQRALGVDVRNEQLWDRALTHRSYAFEAGGTPNNERLEFLGDAVLQLVITDEIFRSLSDAREGRLAKLRAAMVNTARLADLARTVQLGTAIKLGRGEEQSGGADKDSILADTLEAVFGAIYLDLGLRTVTDVILRLFGPLIDELSTQHAALDYKTSLQELAAARLSALPVYQVTDSGPDHDKAFVAEAILEGERLGRGEGRSKKAAEQEAAREAYGVLAARVGEPADVVDAPGTVAASPPDATGERP from the coding sequence GTGCACGCCAGCGCCCCTGACGGCGACGACCCGGCAGGAACCTCCGCGCCGGGCGCACCCGCGCTGCAGCGTGCGCTGGGCGTCGACGTCCGCAACGAACAGCTGTGGGACCGGGCGCTGACCCACCGCAGCTACGCGTTCGAGGCCGGCGGAACACCGAACAACGAGCGGCTCGAGTTCCTGGGCGACGCCGTGCTGCAGCTCGTTATCACCGACGAGATCTTCCGCAGCCTGTCCGACGCACGTGAGGGTCGGCTCGCCAAGCTGCGTGCGGCGATGGTCAACACTGCGCGGCTGGCCGATCTGGCACGGACCGTGCAGCTGGGCACGGCGATCAAGCTCGGGCGCGGCGAGGAGCAGTCCGGCGGCGCCGACAAGGACTCGATCCTGGCCGACACGCTCGAAGCCGTCTTCGGTGCCATCTACCTCGACCTCGGCCTGCGGACGGTCACCGACGTCATCCTGCGGCTGTTCGGACCACTGATCGACGAGCTGTCGACCCAGCACGCGGCGCTGGACTACAAGACGTCGCTGCAGGAGCTGGCCGCGGCCCGGCTGTCGGCGTTGCCGGTGTACCAGGTCACGGACTCGGGTCCAGACCACGACAAGGCGTTCGTGGCGGAGGCGATCCTCGAGGGCGAGCGGCTCGGGCGCGGCGAGGGGCGCAGCAAGAAGGCCGCCGAGCAGGAGGCGGCGCGCGAGGCCTATGGCGTGCTCGCCGCGCGCGTCGGCGAGCCGGCCGACGTGGTTGACGCACCCGGTACGGTTGCCGCCAGTCCCCCGGATGCGACAGGAGAACGCCCGTGA
- the recG gene encoding ATP-dependent DNA helicase RecG, with protein MADPDLSDLTGHRDGAAALLDAAVTTVPGVSTRVAGILRSAFGITTVRDLLTHYPVQGKYRDLGAVTEPTLDLLDEQVTIVGTIDRWRMIRPRGRRLTIARARVRTDHGVSVDAPFFNQDWRARRHPQGSRVALSGTLARFRGDLQLKNPTVIELDDDGGVAAQARIVPTYPATEKLSSARLRTLIESALDALPPVEDFLPIVLRAEHGLVELDDALRTIHRPESLAAVRPARTRLVYDELLTLQVGLQRRRRRLEVEEVGITQPPVAGGLVAQLELALPFMPTKAQLAAFAGIETDMTRPRPMHRLLQGDVGAGKTLVAARAMLTAVDNGRQAVLMAPTEVLAEQHQRTFEQLLAPLGLNMFDGPRLALITGSTTTAQLRQVLAELAAGDIQMVVGTHALLEPRVQFHDLGLVVVDEQHRFGVRHRARLKDKRADGGSPDVLVMTATPIPRSLALTIYGDLDVTTLDELPPGRQPVTTTVLHSSSPRRRRLYDFVRDRAAAGERAYVVCPLVSDSDALPDVASAEAMHRHLTEQVFPDLDVGLVHGQLASADKDAAMAAFRAGGTQILVSTTVIEVGVDVPEATIMIIEDADRFGLSQLHQLRGRVGRGAARSYCVLFARVADDNERLAALAGTSDGFDLAEIDLRLRGEGSLFDTRQSGLPDLKLAQLIRDASWVARTRADARALVEAEGGLDLYPELEQEVRRRYGDERIAELETS; from the coding sequence ATGGCCGACCCCGACCTCTCCGACCTCACCGGTCACCGCGACGGCGCCGCCGCGCTGCTCGATGCGGCGGTCACGACCGTTCCCGGCGTCAGTACCAGGGTCGCGGGCATCCTACGTTCGGCGTTCGGCATCACGACCGTGCGGGACCTGCTGACCCACTACCCGGTGCAGGGCAAGTACCGGGACCTGGGCGCGGTGACCGAACCCACGCTCGACCTGCTCGACGAGCAGGTGACGATCGTGGGCACCATCGACCGGTGGCGGATGATCCGCCCGCGCGGCCGCAGGTTGACCATTGCGCGGGCGCGGGTCCGGACCGACCACGGGGTGTCAGTCGACGCGCCGTTCTTCAACCAGGACTGGCGCGCCCGCCGCCATCCGCAGGGCAGTCGTGTGGCGCTCTCCGGCACGCTGGCGCGGTTCCGCGGCGATCTGCAGCTGAAGAACCCGACGGTGATCGAGCTCGACGACGACGGCGGCGTGGCCGCGCAGGCACGCATCGTCCCCACCTATCCGGCGACCGAGAAGCTGTCGAGCGCCCGACTGCGCACGCTGATCGAGTCCGCCTTGGATGCGCTGCCGCCCGTCGAGGACTTCCTGCCCATCGTCCTGCGCGCGGAGCACGGACTGGTCGAGCTCGACGACGCGCTGCGCACGATCCACCGCCCCGAGTCGCTCGCCGCCGTGCGCCCCGCCCGCACGAGGCTGGTCTACGACGAGCTGCTCACCCTGCAGGTCGGCCTGCAGCGTCGCCGGCGCCGCCTCGAGGTGGAGGAGGTCGGCATCACCCAGCCGCCGGTGGCGGGCGGTCTGGTCGCCCAGCTCGAGCTCGCGCTGCCGTTCATGCCGACGAAGGCGCAGCTGGCGGCCTTCGCCGGGATCGAGACCGACATGACGCGGCCCCGGCCCATGCACCGCCTGCTCCAGGGCGACGTCGGTGCCGGCAAGACGCTCGTGGCCGCGCGGGCGATGCTCACGGCGGTCGACAACGGGCGGCAGGCGGTGCTCATGGCGCCCACCGAGGTACTCGCCGAGCAGCACCAGCGCACCTTCGAGCAGCTGCTCGCGCCGCTGGGGTTGAACATGTTCGACGGCCCGCGTCTGGCGTTGATCACCGGCAGCACGACGACGGCGCAGCTCCGGCAGGTCCTCGCGGAACTGGCGGCGGGCGACATCCAGATGGTCGTCGGCACCCACGCCCTGCTCGAGCCGCGCGTGCAGTTCCACGACCTTGGCCTGGTGGTCGTCGACGAACAGCACCGCTTCGGCGTGCGCCACCGGGCGCGGCTGAAGGACAAGCGTGCGGACGGCGGGTCGCCGGATGTCCTCGTGATGACAGCCACGCCGATCCCCCGATCGCTGGCGTTGACGATCTACGGCGACCTCGACGTCACGACGCTCGACGAGCTGCCGCCGGGTCGCCAGCCGGTGACGACGACGGTGCTGCACAGCTCGTCGCCGCGCCGGCGGCGTCTGTACGACTTCGTGCGGGATCGGGCGGCCGCCGGTGAGCGGGCTTACGTCGTGTGCCCGCTGGTCAGCGACTCGGACGCGCTGCCCGACGTCGCTTCGGCCGAGGCGATGCACCGGCACCTGACGGAGCAGGTCTTCCCCGACCTCGACGTCGGCCTCGTGCACGGGCAGCTCGCGTCCGCGGACAAGGACGCGGCGATGGCGGCGTTCCGCGCGGGAGGGACGCAGATCCTGGTGTCGACGACGGTGATCGAGGTCGGTGTCGACGTACCCGAGGCCACGATCATGATCATCGAGGACGCCGACCGGTTCGGCCTCAGCCAGCTGCACCAGCTGCGCGGACGGGTCGGGCGCGGCGCCGCACGCAGCTACTGCGTGCTGTTTGCGCGGGTCGCCGACGACAACGAACGGCTGGCGGCGCTCGCCGGGACCAGCGACGGGTTCGACCTCGCCGAGATCGACCTCCGTCTGCGCGGCGAGGGCAGTCTGTTCGACACACGGCAGTCGGGGCTGCCGGACCTCAAGCTGGCCCAGCTGATCCGCGACGCGTCGTGGGTCGCGCGGACGCGCGCCGACGCGCGCGCCCTGGTCGAGGCCGAAGGCGGCCTTGACCTGTACCCGGAGCTCGAACAGGAGGTCCGCCGACGTTACGGCGACGAGCGCATCGCCGAGCTCGAGACGTCGTGA